Proteins encoded by one window of Modestobacter marinus:
- a CDS encoding L-ribulose-5-phosphate 4-epimerase, which yields MNSPHEDASLALDVSAGTPRGATPTRTEQGTHRAQREHVAALHAYLTRYELVTWTSGNVSERVPGEDLFVIKGSGVEYDELTWEGITVCDLDGNPLDGVRAPSSDTAAHAYVYRHMPEVNGQVHTHSTYAAAWAARHEEIPCVLTAMADEFGGPIPVGPFALIGDDSIGQGIVATLQGHRSPAVLMKNHGVFTIGPSAKAAVKAAVMTEDVARTVHLSRQLGEPVPIAQADVDSLYARYQNVYGQR from the coding sequence ATGAACTCACCCCACGAAGACGCCTCGCTGGCGCTCGACGTCTCCGCGGGGACCCCGAGAGGGGCCACCCCCACCCGCACCGAGCAGGGGACGCACCGCGCGCAGCGCGAGCACGTCGCCGCCCTGCACGCGTACCTGACCCGCTACGAGCTGGTCACCTGGACCTCGGGCAACGTGTCCGAGCGGGTGCCCGGCGAGGACCTGTTCGTCATCAAGGGCAGCGGCGTCGAGTACGACGAGCTGACCTGGGAGGGCATCACCGTCTGCGACCTGGACGGGAACCCGCTCGACGGCGTCCGTGCGCCCTCCAGCGACACCGCGGCGCACGCCTACGTCTACCGGCACATGCCCGAGGTCAACGGCCAGGTGCACACGCACAGCACCTACGCCGCGGCCTGGGCGGCCCGGCACGAGGAGATCCCCTGCGTGCTCACCGCGATGGCGGACGAGTTCGGCGGACCCATCCCGGTGGGGCCGTTCGCGCTAATCGGCGACGACTCCATCGGCCAGGGCATCGTCGCGACGCTGCAGGGGCACCGCTCGCCGGCGGTGCTGATGAAGAACCACGGCGTCTTCACCATCGGGCCCTCGGCCAAGGCCGCGGTCAAGGCCGCCGTCATGACCGAGGACGTCGCCCGCACGGTGCACCTCTCCCGCCAGCTGGGGGAGCCCGTCCCGATCGCGCAGGCGGACGTCGACTCGCTGTACGCGCGCTACCAGAACGTCTACGGACAACGATGA
- a CDS encoding LysM peptidoglycan-binding domain-containing protein: MLNRFTARRDRSTGRSAFASAARPAMVVAAAAAMSFGVIAPAQAHTGSHTVAPGDTLSKLAAGHGTTWQSIYTANSGTIGGNPDVLRVGQVLTIGGGAAPAAAPAPASGTYVVRSGDTLNKIAAQHGTTWQALYAANSGTIGGDPNVLRVGQTLTLGGAAPAAPAAPAPSRPVEQAASRSADRTATGDNRSIGRAMVAERGWGPGEFTCLDNLWTKESNWQTTADNPTSSAYGIPQALPGSKMASAGPDWRTNPATQITWGLDYISERYGTPCAAWAHFQANNWY; this comes from the coding sequence ATGCTCAATCGCTTCACGGCACGGCGTGACCGCTCCACCGGGCGTTCCGCCTTCGCTTCCGCGGCGCGCCCGGCCATGGTGGTCGCGGCGGCTGCGGCGATGTCCTTCGGGGTCATCGCACCGGCCCAGGCCCACACCGGCAGCCACACCGTGGCTCCCGGGGACACGCTCAGCAAGCTGGCCGCCGGTCACGGCACCACCTGGCAGAGCATCTACACCGCCAACAGCGGCACCATCGGCGGCAACCCGGACGTGCTCCGCGTCGGCCAGGTGCTGACCATCGGCGGCGGCGCGGCCCCGGCGGCCGCACCGGCGCCGGCGTCCGGCACCTACGTCGTGCGCTCCGGCGACACGCTCAACAAGATCGCCGCCCAGCACGGCACCACGTGGCAGGCGCTCTACGCCGCCAACAGCGGCACCATCGGCGGCGACCCGAACGTGCTCCGCGTCGGGCAGACCCTCACCCTCGGCGGGGCAGCCCCGGCAGCCCCTGCGGCCCCGGCGCCCAGCCGCCCGGTCGAGCAGGCCGCCAGCCGCAGCGCCGACCGGACCGCCACCGGTGACAACCGGTCCATCGGCCGGGCCATGGTCGCCGAGCGCGGCTGGGGCCCGGGCGAGTTCACCTGCCTGGACAACCTGTGGACCAAGGAGAGCAACTGGCAGACCACGGCCGACAACCCGACCTCCAGCGCCTACGGCATCCCGCAGGCGCTGCCCGGGTCGAAGATGGCCTCGGCCGGCCCGGACTGGCGCACCAACCCGGCGACCCAGATCACCTGGGGGCTGGACTACATCAGCGAGCGCTACGGCACCCCGTGCGCCGCGTGGGCGCACTTCCAGGCCAACAACTGGTACTGA
- a CDS encoding cytochrome P450, translating to MTPVAAPLDLTDPAFVADPYPAFAVARAAGPVQWDERQGMWLALGHAEANAVLRDRRLGRIWSDRTPAERFESFNLIHRNAILEMEPPTHTRLRRLISAAFARGHVERLRPWVQELADSLVDSLVERSAGQDDVDVLSGMAEELPVAVIAELLGVPAADRPLLRPWSNAIVKMYEYGRTTEVEADAERAAAEFVAYLRELAAERRTAPGEDLLTHLVTVRDAEGDRLTEDELVTTCILLLNAGHEATVNVSGNGLLALLEHPDELARLRADPGLLPTAIEELMRFDSPLQLFERTATADAEVGGVTVEWGQKIAALLGSANRDPAVFADPDTLDVGRADNPHISFGAGVHFCIGAPLARVELQASFGALLGRTSRLELARPARRRPEFVIRGLQELPVVLTAR from the coding sequence GTGACACCGGTTGCCGCCCCGTTGGACCTGACCGACCCCGCGTTCGTCGCCGACCCCTACCCGGCGTTCGCCGTGGCCCGCGCCGCCGGGCCGGTGCAGTGGGACGAGCGGCAGGGCATGTGGCTGGCGCTCGGCCACGCCGAGGCCAACGCCGTCCTGCGTGACCGGCGGCTGGGCCGGATCTGGTCGGACCGGACCCCCGCCGAGCGGTTCGAGAGCTTCAACCTGATCCACCGAAACGCCATCCTGGAGATGGAGCCGCCCACGCACACCCGGCTGCGCCGGCTGATCAGCGCGGCGTTCGCACGCGGGCACGTGGAGCGGCTGCGGCCGTGGGTGCAGGAGCTGGCCGACTCCCTGGTCGACTCCCTGGTCGAGCGCTCCGCCGGGCAGGACGACGTCGACGTGCTCTCCGGCATGGCCGAGGAGCTGCCGGTCGCGGTCATCGCCGAGCTGCTCGGGGTGCCGGCGGCCGACCGGCCGCTGCTGCGGCCATGGTCGAACGCGATCGTGAAGATGTACGAGTACGGCCGGACGACGGAGGTCGAGGCCGACGCCGAGCGGGCCGCCGCCGAGTTCGTCGCCTACCTGCGCGAGCTGGCCGCCGAGCGGCGGACCGCGCCGGGTGAGGACCTGCTCACCCACCTGGTCACGGTGCGCGACGCCGAGGGCGACCGGCTCACCGAGGACGAGCTGGTCACCACCTGCATCCTGCTGCTCAACGCCGGCCACGAGGCGACGGTCAACGTCAGCGGCAACGGCCTGCTGGCGCTGCTGGAGCACCCGGACGAGCTGGCCCGGCTGCGCGCGGACCCGGGCCTGCTGCCGACGGCGATCGAGGAGCTGATGCGCTTCGACTCACCGCTGCAGCTGTTCGAGCGCACCGCCACCGCCGACGCCGAGGTCGGCGGGGTCACCGTCGAGTGGGGTCAGAAGATCGCCGCCCTGCTGGGCAGCGCGAACCGCGACCCGGCCGTCTTCGCCGACCCCGACACCCTCGACGTCGGGCGCGCGGACAACCCGCACATCTCCTTCGGCGCCGGGGTGCACTTCTGCATCGGCGCCCCGCTGGCCCGGGTGGAGCTGCAGGCCTCCTTCGGCGCGCTGCTGGGCCGCACCTCCCGGCTGGAGCTGGCCCGCCCGGCCCGGCGCCGTCCCGAGTTCGTCATCCGCGGTCTCCAGGAGCTGCCGGTCGTGCTCACCGCCCGCTGA
- the araA gene encoding L-arabinose isomerase, with amino-acid sequence MSTKEQQVAFEGSEIWFLTGSQGLYGEETLQQVAEQSQRVAATLDGADAVPVRVVWKPVLTDAGAIRTMMGAANEDPNCLGVITWMHTFSPAKMWISGLDALRKPLLHLHTQADAALPWATIDMDFMNLNQAAHGDREYGFMLTRLRTPRTTVSGHAGNPRVQARVGSWARAAAGAAAARGLKLARFGDNMRNVAVTEGDKVEAEIRFGMSVNTWGVNDLVAVVERVADSAVDAVVAEYGDLYEMDADLRPGGDRHHSVRYQARIEVALRSFLTDGGFGAFTTNFEDLGGLRQLPGLAVQRLMADGYGFGGEGDWKTSALLRVLKVAAQGLPGGTSFMEDYTYDLASETPKILGAHMLEVCPTIAGDKPRLEVHPLGIGGREDPARLVFTAAPAAGITIGWSDLGDRFRWVANEIDVVEPSEPLPNLPVARAVWEPRPDFETATEGWLTAGGPHHTVLSTQLGADELTDLAEVFQTELVLIDAHTTRRSLAKELRWSAAYHRLNQRL; translated from the coding sequence ATGAGCACGAAGGAGCAGCAGGTGGCATTCGAGGGTTCGGAGATCTGGTTCCTCACCGGCAGCCAGGGGCTGTACGGCGAGGAGACCCTCCAGCAGGTCGCCGAGCAGTCGCAGCGGGTCGCCGCGACGCTGGACGGCGCCGACGCCGTCCCGGTCCGGGTGGTCTGGAAGCCGGTGCTCACCGACGCCGGGGCGATCCGGACGATGATGGGCGCGGCGAACGAGGACCCGAACTGCCTCGGGGTCATCACCTGGATGCACACCTTCTCCCCGGCGAAGATGTGGATCTCCGGGCTGGACGCGCTGCGCAAGCCGCTGCTCCACCTGCACACCCAGGCCGACGCCGCTCTCCCGTGGGCGACGATCGACATGGACTTCATGAACCTCAACCAGGCCGCCCACGGCGACCGGGAGTACGGGTTCATGCTCACCCGGCTGCGCACGCCGCGGACCACCGTCTCCGGCCACGCGGGCAACCCGCGGGTGCAGGCCCGGGTCGGTTCCTGGGCCCGCGCCGCCGCCGGTGCCGCCGCCGCCCGGGGCCTCAAGCTGGCCCGGTTCGGTGACAACATGCGGAACGTCGCGGTGACCGAGGGCGACAAGGTCGAGGCGGAGATCCGCTTCGGCATGTCGGTGAACACCTGGGGCGTCAACGACCTGGTCGCCGTCGTCGAGCGGGTCGCCGACTCCGCCGTCGACGCGGTGGTCGCCGAGTACGGCGACCTCTACGAGATGGACGCCGACCTGCGCCCCGGCGGCGACCGGCACCACAGCGTGCGCTACCAGGCGCGGATCGAGGTGGCCCTGCGGTCCTTCCTCACCGACGGCGGGTTCGGCGCGTTCACCACCAACTTCGAGGACCTCGGCGGCCTGCGCCAGCTGCCGGGCCTCGCCGTGCAGCGGCTGATGGCCGACGGCTACGGCTTCGGCGGTGAGGGCGACTGGAAGACCTCGGCGCTGCTGCGGGTGCTCAAGGTCGCCGCCCAGGGCCTGCCCGGCGGCACCTCCTTCATGGAGGACTACACCTACGACCTGGCCTCGGAGACGCCGAAGATCCTCGGTGCCCACATGCTCGAGGTGTGCCCGACGATCGCCGGGGACAAGCCGCGGCTGGAGGTGCACCCGCTGGGCATCGGCGGCCGCGAGGACCCGGCCCGCCTGGTCTTCACCGCCGCCCCGGCCGCCGGCATCACGATCGGCTGGAGCGACCTGGGTGACCGGTTCCGCTGGGTGGCCAACGAGATCGACGTCGTGGAGCCGTCCGAGCCGCTGCCGAACCTCCCGGTCGCCCGGGCGGTCTGGGAGCCCCGGCCGGACTTCGAGACGGCGACCGAGGGCTGGCTGACCGCCGGCGGGCCGCACCACACGGTGCTGTCCACCCAGCTGGGGGCCGACGAGCTGACCGACCTGGCCGAGGTCTTCCAGACCGAGCTGGTGCTCATCGACGCCCACACCACCCGGCGCAGCCTGGCCAAGGAGTTGCGCTGGTCCGCGGCCTACCACCGGCTCAACCAGCGCCTCTGA
- a CDS encoding xylulokinase, whose protein sequence is MTMDAGTAITSGRTALGIEFGSTRIKAVLIGPDHAPLAVGSHDWENQLVDRLWTYSLDAVWAGVQQAVSALAEDVQRRHGVELAEVGALGVSAMMHGYLALDAEGELLTPFRTWRNTNTGRAAERLSAEFGCNIPHRWSVAHVYQAILDREEHVGRIDHLTTLAGYVHWKLTGEKVLGVGDASGMFPIDPATGGYDATMLARFGQLAAEAGAELDLAGLLPAVAVAGQPAGTLTDDGARLLDPTGRLRPGALLCPPEGDAGTGMVATNSVAPRTGNVSAGTSIFAMVVLEQALGSVHRELDLVTTPAGDPVAMVHCNNGASELDAWAGLFGQFARALGVEADSSRVFSALFTAALDGAGDGGGMLAYNYLSGEPITELEEGRPLFLRSPDSPLDLGSFMRTHLYSSLATLRIGMDVLQKAEGVRLDRMFAHGGLFKTEGVAQRFLAAAIDTPVSVGDVAAEGGAWGIAVLAAFSAGRAPEQTLADYLDGTVFTDASLQTADPDPADVAGFDAFMERYVAGLPVERAAVAHVAVGDRPTDPTPTPATTEEQPA, encoded by the coding sequence ATGACGATGGACGCCGGCACGGCGATCACCTCCGGTCGCACGGCCTTGGGGATCGAGTTCGGGTCGACCCGGATCAAGGCGGTGCTGATCGGGCCGGACCACGCACCGCTCGCCGTCGGCAGCCACGACTGGGAGAACCAGTTGGTGGACCGGCTGTGGACCTACTCGCTGGACGCGGTCTGGGCCGGGGTGCAGCAGGCCGTCTCGGCCCTGGCCGAGGACGTGCAGCGGCGCCACGGGGTCGAGCTCGCCGAGGTCGGTGCGCTCGGGGTGTCCGCGATGATGCACGGCTACCTCGCCCTGGACGCCGAGGGTGAGCTGCTCACGCCCTTCCGCACCTGGCGGAACACCAACACCGGCCGGGCCGCCGAGCGGCTCAGCGCGGAGTTCGGCTGCAACATCCCGCACCGGTGGAGCGTCGCGCACGTCTACCAGGCGATCCTGGACCGCGAGGAGCACGTCGGCCGGATCGACCACTTGACCACGCTCGCCGGGTACGTGCACTGGAAGCTGACCGGGGAGAAGGTGCTCGGCGTCGGCGACGCCAGCGGCATGTTCCCGATCGACCCCGCCACGGGCGGCTACGACGCCACGATGCTGGCCCGGTTCGGCCAGCTGGCCGCCGAGGCAGGGGCCGAGCTCGACCTGGCCGGGCTGCTGCCGGCCGTCGCCGTCGCCGGCCAGCCGGCCGGCACCCTCACCGACGACGGCGCGCGGCTGCTCGACCCGACCGGACGGCTGCGCCCCGGCGCCCTGCTGTGCCCGCCGGAGGGCGACGCCGGGACCGGCATGGTGGCCACCAACTCGGTCGCCCCGCGCACCGGCAACGTCTCCGCCGGGACGTCGATCTTCGCCATGGTCGTGCTGGAGCAGGCGCTGGGCAGCGTGCACCGCGAGCTGGACCTGGTCACCACGCCGGCCGGTGACCCGGTGGCGATGGTGCACTGCAACAACGGGGCCAGCGAGCTGGACGCCTGGGCCGGGCTGTTCGGCCAGTTCGCCCGGGCGCTGGGCGTCGAGGCCGACTCGTCCCGGGTCTTCTCCGCGCTGTTCACCGCGGCCCTCGACGGGGCCGGCGACGGCGGCGGGATGCTCGCCTACAACTACCTGTCCGGCGAGCCGATCACCGAGCTCGAGGAGGGGCGGCCACTCTTCCTGCGGTCCCCGGACAGCCCGCTGGACCTCGGCTCGTTCATGCGCACGCACCTCTACTCGTCGCTGGCGACCCTGCGCATCGGGATGGACGTGCTGCAGAAGGCCGAGGGCGTCCGGCTGGACCGGATGTTCGCCCACGGCGGTCTGTTCAAGACCGAGGGCGTGGCGCAGCGGTTCCTGGCCGCCGCGATCGACACCCCGGTCTCCGTCGGCGACGTCGCCGCCGAGGGGGGCGCCTGGGGCATCGCCGTCCTGGCCGCCTTTTCCGCCGGTCGCGCGCCGGAGCAGACCCTGGCCGACTACCTGGACGGCACCGTCTTCACCGACGCGAGCCTGCAGACCGCAGACCCCGACCCGGCCGACGTCGCCGGCTTCGACGCGTTCATGGAGCGCTACGTCGCCGGGCTGCCGGTCGAGCGGGCGGCCGTGGCACACGTCGCCGTCGGCGACCGGCCGACCGACCCGACCCCGACCCCCGCTACCACCGAGGAGCAGCCGGCATGA
- a CDS encoding ATP-binding protein produces MTTPAAASRAVSDALKAISAGARPGDLESQYLDFKEYKEPAANDRDSLKAGAADLAEAAACMANARGGAIVVGVDDDAAGPAAFVGLPPSLDEDDLRHRIWQLTSPNLVVSAERRPAGSAEILVLLVEPGFDLHRVGGKLRERISDHCEPMTPEREGAVRDERRNYDWSAELTNWTMKDVAETAIEEARRLLEQAGDDQSRRRATLSNEDLLRECGVLDDDGRLLRAGALLFTRQQAAPNPTIQYLRKRTPGGALTRPPEVHALPLLLTIRECLRDVDAANETTPVTLASGVQQQLETIPRAAVREAVVNAVAHRDYRLPDQTVIEHSPSQLVVVSPGELVFGVTEDNLLTHSSKPRNRRLADALRVLRLAERAGTGVDVMVRTMVRAGHKPPGFTSRGGAVRVVLSGGAPVTRVASLMANLPDDVREDTDAALTIDYLRSHATVRAKDIAPVIQKTIDEAADALRRLSDDVYALIEPTREDRRSRMPAYRFRERVRAELGSLLPYHRNEQDEVDRRIIAHLREYPTVSNQTVQNLCQVQVTRASVLLRSLADRQIIKKTDDSPERGPSVRYERGPHFPSQSRTRRATGSN; encoded by the coding sequence ATGACGACACCCGCCGCGGCCAGCCGTGCGGTTTCTGACGCCTTGAAGGCCATCTCGGCTGGCGCACGACCCGGCGACCTTGAATCGCAGTACTTAGACTTCAAGGAGTACAAGGAGCCGGCTGCCAACGATCGAGACTCGCTGAAAGCCGGAGCTGCCGACCTAGCCGAGGCCGCGGCGTGCATGGCCAACGCTCGCGGAGGAGCGATCGTCGTCGGTGTCGACGACGACGCAGCCGGGCCCGCTGCCTTCGTCGGATTGCCGCCGTCTCTGGACGAGGACGACCTTCGGCACCGCATCTGGCAACTGACCTCGCCGAACCTGGTCGTGTCGGCCGAGCGGCGCCCGGCTGGGTCAGCAGAGATTCTGGTCCTCCTGGTCGAGCCGGGCTTTGACCTGCACCGGGTCGGCGGAAAGCTGAGGGAACGGATCTCCGACCACTGCGAGCCAATGACCCCCGAGCGAGAGGGGGCAGTCCGCGATGAACGGCGCAATTACGACTGGTCGGCCGAACTGACGAACTGGACCATGAAGGACGTCGCTGAGACTGCCATCGAAGAGGCAAGGCGCCTGCTTGAGCAGGCTGGCGATGACCAGAGCCGACGCAGAGCCACGTTGAGCAATGAGGACCTGCTCCGCGAATGCGGAGTTCTTGACGACGATGGCCGCCTGCTAAGGGCAGGCGCCCTGCTCTTCACGCGACAGCAGGCGGCCCCCAACCCAACCATCCAGTACTTGCGGAAACGAACCCCCGGCGGTGCATTGACCCGCCCTCCCGAGGTGCACGCATTGCCCCTTCTCCTGACTATTCGTGAATGCCTACGCGATGTCGACGCCGCGAACGAAACAACTCCGGTCACGCTTGCCAGTGGCGTTCAGCAACAGCTCGAGACCATTCCCCGCGCTGCCGTCAGAGAGGCCGTCGTCAATGCCGTTGCACACCGCGACTACCGACTACCTGACCAGACAGTCATCGAACACAGTCCCTCGCAGCTAGTTGTCGTCAGCCCTGGGGAGCTCGTCTTTGGAGTCACGGAAGACAATCTGCTGACGCACAGCTCCAAGCCGCGAAACCGAAGACTCGCGGATGCTTTGCGAGTCTTGCGTCTGGCGGAGCGGGCGGGAACTGGTGTGGATGTGATGGTCCGCACCATGGTGAGAGCCGGTCACAAGCCGCCTGGCTTCACGAGTCGGGGTGGGGCAGTCCGTGTCGTCCTATCCGGCGGCGCACCCGTGACGAGAGTTGCCTCACTGATGGCCAACCTTCCTGACGACGTCAGAGAGGACACTGATGCTGCTCTAACCATCGACTATCTGCGCTCGCACGCGACCGTTCGCGCGAAGGACATCGCACCCGTAATCCAGAAGACCATCGACGAGGCCGCCGACGCGCTCCGACGGCTGAGCGACGATGTTTACGCCCTCATCGAGCCGACCCGCGAGGACCGCCGCTCTCGCATGCCCGCCTATCGTTTTCGGGAGAGAGTGCGCGCCGAACTCGGCTCCCTACTCCCCTATCACCGCAATGAGCAGGACGAGGTGGATCGTCGGATCATCGCGCACTTGCGCGAGTACCCGACGGTCAGCAATCAAACAGTGCAAAACCTCTGCCAGGTGCAAGTCACGCGCGCGAGCGTCCTGCTCCGGTCGCTGGCAGACAGACAGATCATCAAGAAGACCGACGACTCACCGGAACGCGGACCCTCGGTGCGCTACGAACGCGGCCCGCACTTTCCGTCTCAAAGTCGCACACGTAGAGCTACTGGCTCGAACTAG
- a CDS encoding LacI family DNA-binding transcriptional regulator: protein MLPDGAPRASALSDVAVHAGVSHQTVSRVVNGHPNVAPATRERVQRAIAELGYRPNTAARALVTGSTRSFGLVTSHINQYGPAQTLLGLEKAARAAGYSLGVAILDDDSEAAVREAVDRFVAQSVDAVIALSTYGQAVEALRRFEAPVPLIAVQVGRDESRPTVWVAQEVGAELATRHLLDLGHRTVHHVTGPPDSLEARGRVAGWRRALVAAGAPVPECVHGDWWPSSGHAAGRELAARLRAGEDDLTAVFVANDQMALGLLSALADEGLSVPGDVSVVGFDDVPECPYFTPPLTTVRQDFAELGRRGVELVLARLRGEPLESQPVLPQLVVRRSTGPARRAV from the coding sequence GTGCTGCCCGATGGAGCGCCGCGCGCGTCGGCTCTGTCCGACGTCGCCGTGCACGCCGGTGTCTCGCACCAGACGGTGTCCCGGGTCGTCAACGGGCACCCGAACGTGGCGCCGGCGACCAGGGAACGGGTGCAGCGGGCGATCGCCGAGCTCGGCTACCGGCCGAACACGGCGGCCCGTGCCCTGGTCACCGGGTCGACCCGCTCGTTCGGCCTGGTGACCTCGCACATCAACCAGTACGGGCCGGCGCAGACGCTGCTCGGACTCGAGAAGGCCGCGCGGGCGGCCGGCTACTCCCTCGGGGTCGCCATCCTCGACGACGACAGCGAGGCGGCGGTGCGCGAGGCGGTCGACCGTTTCGTGGCGCAGTCCGTCGACGCGGTGATCGCGCTGTCCACCTACGGCCAGGCGGTCGAGGCGCTGCGGCGGTTCGAGGCGCCGGTGCCGCTGATCGCGGTGCAGGTGGGCCGGGACGAGTCCCGGCCCACCGTGTGGGTCGCCCAGGAGGTCGGGGCCGAGCTGGCCACCCGGCACCTGCTCGACCTCGGGCACCGGACCGTGCACCACGTCACCGGGCCGCCGGACTCCCTGGAGGCCCGCGGGCGCGTGGCCGGCTGGCGCCGTGCGCTGGTCGCCGCCGGCGCTCCGGTGCCCGAGTGCGTGCACGGTGACTGGTGGCCCAGCTCGGGGCACGCGGCCGGCCGGGAGCTGGCCGCCCGGTTGCGCGCCGGGGAGGACGACCTCACCGCCGTCTTCGTCGCCAACGACCAGATGGCGCTGGGCCTGCTCAGTGCGCTGGCCGACGAGGGGCTGTCGGTGCCGGGCGACGTCAGCGTGGTCGGCTTCGACGACGTCCCGGAGTGCCCGTACTTCACCCCGCCGCTCACCACGGTGCGGCAGGACTTCGCCGAACTGGGCCGCCGCGGTGTCGAGCTCGTGCTCGCCCGGCTGCGCGGAGAACCGCTGGAGTCCCAGCCGGTCCTGCCCCAGCTGGTCGTGCGCCGGTCCACCGGGCCGGCCCGGCGCGCGGTTTGA
- the mmsB gene encoding multiple monosaccharide ABC transporter permease, with product MTRTVPPQAGQTPPNADFTPTPAGQSGSGDMREFLRSNLRQSGIYVAFVAIVALFAVLTDGTLLSAGNVTNLVLQYSYILVLAIGMVIVIIAGHIDLSVGSVVALTGAVSAVLVIDRGLPWWVGILAAIAVGLLVGAWHGFWVAYVGIPAFIVTLAGMLLFRGLTLQVLDNVSLSPFPAEYRDVASGFLNGLLGGYGYDAFTLLIGGIAVAGYAVSGWRSRAARIRYGQPVESMALFIAKVVLVGAVVMAFAWQLANARGLPIVLIILGVLAIAYGLITKKTVFGRQVYAIGGNLSAATLSGVKVKAVNFWIFVNMGFLSAVAGVIYSSRSNGAQPAAGEMFELDAIAAAFIGGAAVTGGVGTVVGAMVGGLIMAVMSNGMSLLGVDQSLQSVVKGLVLLLAVAFDVYNKRRAGAAR from the coding sequence ATGACCAGGACCGTTCCCCCGCAGGCGGGCCAGACCCCGCCGAACGCGGACTTCACGCCCACCCCGGCCGGGCAGAGCGGGTCCGGTGACATGCGTGAGTTCCTCCGCAGCAACCTCCGGCAGAGCGGCATCTACGTCGCCTTCGTCGCGATCGTCGCCCTCTTCGCGGTCCTGACCGACGGCACCCTGCTCAGCGCCGGCAACGTCACCAACCTCGTCCTGCAGTACTCCTACATCCTGGTGCTGGCCATCGGCATGGTCATCGTGATCATCGCCGGCCACATCGACCTGTCGGTGGGGTCGGTGGTCGCGCTCACCGGTGCGGTCTCCGCGGTCCTGGTCATCGACCGGGGGCTGCCGTGGTGGGTCGGCATCCTGGCCGCCATCGCGGTGGGTCTGCTCGTCGGTGCCTGGCACGGCTTCTGGGTGGCCTACGTGGGCATCCCGGCGTTCATCGTCACCCTCGCCGGCATGCTGCTGTTCCGCGGCCTGACCCTGCAGGTGCTGGACAACGTCTCGCTGTCGCCGTTCCCGGCGGAGTACCGCGACGTGGCCAGCGGGTTCCTCAACGGCCTGCTCGGCGGCTACGGCTACGACGCGTTCACCCTGCTGATCGGTGGCATCGCCGTCGCCGGCTACGCGGTCAGCGGCTGGCGCTCCCGGGCTGCCCGGATCCGCTACGGGCAGCCGGTCGAGTCGATGGCGCTGTTCATCGCCAAGGTCGTCCTCGTCGGTGCGGTCGTCATGGCCTTCGCCTGGCAGCTGGCCAACGCCCGCGGCCTGCCGATCGTGCTGATCATCCTCGGCGTGCTGGCGATCGCCTACGGCCTGATCACCAAGAAGACCGTCTTCGGGCGGCAGGTCTACGCCATCGGCGGCAACCTGTCGGCGGCGACGCTCTCCGGCGTCAAGGTCAAGGCCGTCAACTTCTGGATCTTCGTCAACATGGGCTTCCTGTCCGCGGTGGCCGGGGTCATCTACTCCTCCCGGTCCAACGGCGCGCAGCCGGCGGCCGGCGAGATGTTCGAGCTCGACGCCATCGCCGCGGCCTTCATCGGTGGTGCGGCGGTCACCGGTGGTGTGGGCACCGTGGTCGGGGCCATGGTCGGCGGTCTGATCATGGCGGTCATGAGCAACGGCATGTCGCTCCTGGGCGTCGACCAGTCGCTCCAGTCGGTGGTCAAGGGCCTGGTGCTGCTGCTGGCCGTCGCCTTCGACGTGTACAACAAGCGGCGCGCCGGCGCCGCCCGCTGA